The following coding sequences are from one Devosia neptuniae window:
- the dnaE gene encoding DNA polymerase III subunit alpha, which yields MSGPGFIHLHVHSAYSLLEGALQLDTILKLAKADHQPALGISDTSNLFGALEFSEKASSKGIQPLIGVELPIDFAASEERVSERGHVAWSGKSSVVLMAQTELGFENLSRLVSRAYLDGEGGAATARLDWLSREGLEGLICLSGGPEGAIDMAFAQGQDANATRRLDRLADLFGDRFYIELQRHGRPQEAAVEPRLVDYAYRKGIPLVATNEPFFKSVAEAEAHDALLAIAGGTVIAQTERRKLNDQYYFKTRAEMVALFSDLPETLDSTVEIAQRISYRPLKRKPILPKFAAAPDLSEDEAVAAEAQALREMAVSGLENRFKTGVIDPTKTEQEYRDRLEFELNIIQSMKFPGYFLIVADFIRWAKSQGIPVGPGRGSGAGSLVAYATTITDLDPLRYNLLFERFLNPERVSMPDFDIDFCQDRREEVIRYVQSKYGFEQVSQIITFGTLQARAVLRDVGRVLQMPYGQVDRLCKLVPANPTDPWSIERTMNEEPQFRRMVEDDETVGELVAIAKNLEGLYRHASTHAAGIIIGDRPLQDLAPLYRDPRSDMPVCQYNMKWSEAAGLVKFDFLGLKTLTTIQYAVNMVNQDGGSFRIEDISIDDVPTYKLYQSGDTFGVFQVEGGGMRRALVDMKPDRFEDIIALVALYRPGPMDNIPLFCARKRGDEEIEYPHDALKSVLDETYGIIVYQEQVMQIAQLLSGYSLGEADMLRRAMGKKIKAEMDAQRERFRDGAVKFGLTKNLADTIFDLLAKFANYGFNKSHAATYALVSYQTAYLKAHHPHEFFAASMTLDMGNTDKLSEFRREAGKKGIEIVPPCVNKSEVLFSVKDKKVLYGLCAVKGVGRQVAEHIVEVRGDKPFKDLGDFARRVDPRMMNKRTLETLVSAGAFDELAPRRELAFAAIETVIGTAQALASERNEGQWNMFDTGEPEPFKLPAGVPAWTTTERADRELAAIGFHLSAHPLDAYSDLFERMRVQRWSDFERAVKDGASAGRLAGTIASRQDRRTRKGTPMMILTLSDQSGSYECIAFSEQINEFGSLLQPGKSVILMVGADERAEGISVRLLSAEAIDGIAEKVDRRLTVFAADAKALGSISSQLKRGGEGSVNFVVIRDGGAREYEIELPGSYRLTAEVAGGIKALDGVTDVRFH from the coding sequence ATGAGCGGCCCTGGCTTCATCCACCTGCACGTCCATTCTGCCTATTCGCTGCTGGAAGGCGCGTTGCAGCTGGACACGATTCTCAAGCTGGCCAAGGCGGACCATCAGCCCGCTTTGGGCATTTCTGATACCAGTAACCTGTTCGGGGCGCTGGAATTTTCAGAAAAGGCCAGCAGCAAGGGCATTCAGCCGCTGATCGGGGTGGAGCTGCCGATCGACTTTGCCGCCAGTGAGGAGCGGGTCAGCGAACGCGGCCACGTCGCCTGGTCAGGCAAGTCCAGCGTCGTGCTGATGGCGCAGACCGAATTGGGCTTTGAAAATCTCTCCCGCCTGGTGTCGCGCGCCTATCTCGATGGCGAAGGCGGCGCGGCCACGGCGCGGCTCGATTGGCTGAGTCGGGAAGGCCTGGAAGGCCTGATCTGCCTCAGCGGCGGGCCCGAAGGGGCCATCGACATGGCCTTCGCCCAGGGGCAGGACGCCAATGCCACCCGCCGGCTGGACCGGCTGGCGGATTTGTTCGGCGATCGATTCTATATCGAATTGCAGCGCCACGGCCGCCCACAAGAGGCCGCCGTCGAGCCGCGGCTGGTGGATTACGCCTATCGCAAGGGTATTCCGCTGGTAGCGACCAATGAGCCCTTCTTCAAATCGGTCGCCGAGGCCGAGGCACACGATGCCTTGCTGGCCATTGCCGGCGGCACGGTGATTGCCCAGACCGAGCGGCGCAAGCTCAACGATCAGTATTATTTCAAGACGCGGGCCGAGATGGTCGCGCTGTTCTCGGACTTGCCCGAGACGCTGGATTCGACTGTCGAGATCGCACAGCGTATTTCCTACCGGCCGCTCAAGCGCAAGCCGATCCTGCCCAAATTCGCGGCCGCTCCTGATCTGAGCGAGGACGAGGCCGTGGCCGCCGAGGCGCAGGCCTTGCGCGAAATGGCGGTAAGCGGATTGGAGAACCGGTTCAAGACCGGGGTGATCGATCCGACCAAGACCGAACAGGAATATCGCGACCGGCTGGAGTTCGAACTCAACATCATCCAGTCGATGAAGTTTCCGGGCTACTTCCTTATCGTGGCTGATTTTATCCGCTGGGCAAAATCGCAGGGCATTCCGGTGGGGCCGGGCCGCGGCTCGGGTGCGGGCTCGCTGGTGGCCTATGCAACCACCATCACGGACCTCGATCCGCTGCGCTACAACCTGCTGTTCGAACGCTTCCTCAATCCGGAACGCGTGTCGATGCCGGACTTTGATATCGACTTCTGCCAGGACCGCCGCGAAGAGGTGATCCGCTATGTGCAGAGCAAATACGGCTTCGAACAGGTATCGCAGATCATCACCTTCGGAACGCTGCAGGCCCGCGCCGTGCTGCGCGACGTCGGGCGCGTGCTGCAAATGCCCTATGGGCAGGTGGACCGGCTGTGCAAGCTGGTGCCGGCCAATCCGACCGATCCGTGGTCGATCGAGCGGACGATGAATGAGGAACCCCAGTTCCGCCGCATGGTCGAGGATGACGAGACCGTGGGCGAATTGGTGGCCATCGCCAAGAATCTGGAAGGCCTGTACCGGCACGCTTCGACCCATGCCGCCGGCATCATCATCGGCGACCGGCCGTTGCAGGATCTGGCGCCGCTCTACCGCGATCCGCGCTCGGATATGCCGGTCTGCCAATACAATATGAAGTGGAGCGAGGCGGCCGGGCTGGTTAAGTTCGACTTCCTCGGCCTCAAGACGCTGACCACGATCCAATATGCCGTCAACATGGTCAACCAGGATGGCGGCAGCTTCCGGATCGAGGATATCTCGATCGATGACGTGCCGACCTACAAGCTCTACCAGAGCGGGGACACGTTCGGCGTCTTCCAGGTGGAAGGCGGCGGCATGCGGCGCGCGCTGGTCGATATGAAACCTGACCGCTTCGAGGATATCATCGCTCTGGTGGCGCTGTACCGCCCCGGTCCGATGGACAATATTCCCCTGTTCTGCGCCCGTAAGCGCGGCGATGAGGAAATCGAATATCCCCATGACGCGCTGAAATCGGTGCTCGACGAGACCTATGGCATCATCGTTTACCAGGAGCAGGTGATGCAGATCGCCCAGCTGCTCTCGGGCTATTCGCTGGGCGAAGCCGATATGTTGCGCCGCGCCATGGGCAAGAAGATCAAGGCCGAAATGGATGCGCAGCGCGAGCGTTTCCGCGATGGCGCGGTCAAGTTCGGGCTGACCAAGAATCTGGCCGATACCATCTTCGACCTACTCGCCAAGTTCGCCAATTACGGCTTCAACAAAAGCCACGCGGCGACCTATGCGCTGGTGAGCTACCAGACTGCCTATCTCAAGGCGCATCATCCGCATGAATTCTTCGCGGCCTCGATGACGCTCGATATGGGCAATACCGACAAGCTTTCCGAATTCCGCCGCGAGGCGGGCAAGAAGGGCATCGAGATCGTGCCGCCTTGCGTCAACAAGTCGGAAGTCCTGTTTTCGGTCAAGGACAAGAAGGTTCTCTACGGGCTGTGCGCCGTCAAGGGCGTGGGCCGGCAGGTAGCCGAACATATTGTTGAAGTACGGGGCGATAAGCCATTCAAGGATCTGGGTGATTTCGCCCGGCGCGTTGATCCGCGCATGATGAACAAGCGCACGCTGGAAACGCTGGTCAGCGCTGGTGCATTCGATGAATTGGCGCCGCGGCGCGAGCTGGCTTTTGCCGCCATCGAAACGGTGATCGGCACGGCCCAGGCCTTGGCGAGCGAGCGCAATGAGGGGCAGTGGAACATGTTCGACACCGGTGAGCCGGAGCCGTTCAAGCTGCCGGCCGGGGTGCCGGCCTGGACCACGACCGAGCGCGCCGATCGCGAATTGGCGGCGATCGGGTTCCACCTGTCGGCGCATCCGCTGGATGCCTATTCGGACCTGTTCGAGCGCATGCGCGTGCAGCGCTGGAGCGATTTCGAGCGGGCGGTCAAGGATGGCGCGTCGGCCGGCCGACTAGCCGGGACCATTGCCTCGCGACAGGACAGGCGCACGCGCAAGGGCACGCCGATGATGATCCTGACGCTGTCAGATCAAAGCGGCAGCTACGAATGCATCGCCTTTTCCGAGCAGATCAATGAATTCGGCAGTCTCTTGCAGCCCGGCAAATCGGTGATCCTGATGGTCGGCGCGGATGAGCGCGCCGAAGGGATCAGCGTGCGCCTGCTCTCGGCCGAAGCGATTGACGGCATTGCCGAAAAAGTCGACCGGCGGCTGACGGTGTTTGCGGCGGATGCCAAGGCACTGGGTTCGATCAGCAGCCAGCTCAAGCGCGGCGGGGAGGGCTCGGTCAATTTCGTGGTGATCCGCGATGGCGGCGCGCGCGAATACGAGATCGAGCTGCCGGGCAGTTACCGGCTGACGGCCGAAGTGGCCGGCGGCATCAAGGCGCTTGATGGCGTAACGGATGTGCGGTTCCACTGA
- a CDS encoding VOC family protein — protein MLGHVSLGVRDLTKAALFYDAVLTALGYVRLWTGEGGLGYGSAGGGERLNIFERAGAASPGEGFHLAFEASDRAAVDRFHAAALAHGGTDAGAPGLRPHYGAHYYAAFVVDPEGHRLEAVYQ, from the coding sequence ATGCTCGGGCACGTCTCGCTCGGTGTGCGTGACCTGACCAAAGCCGCCTTGTTCTACGACGCCGTGCTCACCGCACTGGGATATGTGCGGCTTTGGACGGGCGAGGGCGGCCTAGGCTATGGCAGTGCCGGTGGCGGGGAGAGGCTCAACATCTTCGAGCGCGCCGGAGCAGCGTCACCCGGCGAGGGATTTCATCTGGCTTTCGAGGCGTCCGATCGAGCCGCTGTGGATCGCTTCCACGCTGCAGCTTTGGCGCATGGCGGCACGGACGCCGGCGCACCAGGCCTGCGGCCCCACTACGGTGCGCATTATTATGCGGCCTTCGTTGTCGATCCGGAAGGGCACCGGCTTGAGGCGGTGTATCAATAG
- a CDS encoding MFS transporter — translation MAHPFLNLLSDRKIGALWTGLAFSGIGNELNRIAMVWLAIQIAGANASWVATAQFAIALIVSLGASAFADRIAPRSLMIATDLLAALVVLVPLVFASTIGLSLEVLIGTSMALAALGALFQPALLSSVPLIAQTRERIQSVNALLDATARLSRLLGPFLAGPLSAFVPMLHFLTINAASFLVSACGIALVGKSIGTPARTKDTASIGERLARGFMVAQKEPEVRIVLAANTIVLAAWFIAVGLGLPFLAASTEVASLPLTGIGALAALAGAYGAGDFTANLLVAGARPKRVGRFMFTGYLILGTGLALIPILLWILPPFLALPAMLLACFAAGLGGPMFFIPMMTLFQTGLNRPDLSSLIRFRAALSAAAMMLGSAVSPFLFGGLGAAPTILASGTLIALVGAWGSSFRPDLGATQVKVA, via the coding sequence ATGGCCCATCCCTTTCTCAATCTTCTCAGCGATCGCAAGATCGGCGCCCTGTGGACCGGGCTCGCCTTTTCGGGAATCGGCAATGAGCTGAACCGGATCGCCATGGTCTGGCTTGCCATCCAGATCGCCGGCGCGAATGCCAGCTGGGTTGCAACGGCTCAATTCGCCATTGCCCTGATCGTCAGCCTGGGCGCATCGGCCTTTGCCGACCGGATCGCGCCCCGTTCGCTCATGATCGCCACCGACCTGCTGGCGGCGCTCGTCGTGCTCGTGCCCCTGGTCTTTGCCAGCACTATCGGCCTGAGCCTTGAAGTCTTGATCGGCACATCCATGGCCCTTGCCGCATTGGGCGCGCTGTTCCAGCCAGCCCTGCTTTCAAGCGTCCCGCTGATCGCCCAAACCCGCGAGCGCATTCAAAGCGTGAACGCACTGCTCGACGCCACCGCGCGCCTGTCGCGATTGCTGGGACCGTTTCTCGCCGGCCCGTTAAGCGCCTTCGTGCCGATGCTGCATTTCCTGACGATCAACGCGGCCAGCTTTCTGGTCTCCGCCTGCGGGATCGCGCTTGTCGGCAAATCCATCGGCACCCCCGCCCGCACAAAAGACACCGCGTCCATCGGGGAGCGGCTGGCGCGCGGCTTTATGGTGGCGCAAAAGGAACCGGAAGTCCGCATCGTGCTTGCCGCAAACACCATCGTGCTGGCCGCCTGGTTCATCGCGGTCGGGCTCGGCCTGCCCTTCCTCGCGGCCAGTACCGAAGTGGCGAGCCTGCCACTGACCGGCATCGGCGCCCTGGCCGCCTTGGCCGGCGCATATGGAGCCGGCGATTTCACCGCCAATCTGCTCGTAGCAGGCGCGCGGCCAAAGCGCGTTGGCCGCTTCATGTTCACCGGCTATCTTATCCTGGGAACCGGCTTGGCCTTGATCCCGATCCTGCTATGGATTCTGCCGCCATTCCTCGCCCTGCCCGCAATGCTGCTGGCCTGCTTTGCCGCCGGCCTGGGCGGGCCCATGTTCTTCATCCCCATGATGACCCTATTTCAGACCGGGCTGAACCGCCCCGATCTGAGCAGCCTGATCCGCTTCCGGGCGGCCCTCAGCGCCGCCGCTATGATGCTGGGTTCTGCTGTGTCGCCCTTCCTCTTCGGTGGCCTGGGCGCCGCGCCGACAATCCTGGCCTCCGGCACACTCATTGCGCTGGTCGGCGCCTGGGGCAGCAGCTTCCGGCCCGACTTGGGCGCAACGCAGGTCAAAGTAGCTTGA
- a CDS encoding substrate-binding domain-containing protein — translation MRKILSTLATAFVTTALLGSGHAAAQTENPFKCQPGEKYVMNVMVSGVEYWFPVYEMFKQAGQQFGCETAYTGTPEYDVTKQIASFDQALAQNPAGILVHPMNSDPFVEPINRAVDQGVAVVTFAADSPNSKRTSFITSDNLAEGTYAADAVAEAMDGKGEYAVLENPGQDNHDKRVAAFIARMEAKWPDMKLVGRAASNQDPAKAYQAVLSLIQANPDLGAVFMPEANSAIGAAQASKENGGKVRVMLADVNENILDMIKAGDIFGSVNPNQGMQGYMGFMLLWMAAHPELIDPMNDYARSGDNAMAVPFVDNGFSIVTAENADDFYWDDYLKRRGTKGIEE, via the coding sequence TTGCGCAAAATTCTGAGCACGCTGGCAACGGCGTTCGTCACCACGGCTTTGCTTGGCTCTGGCCATGCTGCGGCCCAGACCGAGAACCCGTTCAAATGCCAGCCGGGCGAAAAATACGTCATGAACGTCATGGTCTCGGGCGTCGAATACTGGTTCCCGGTCTATGAAATGTTCAAGCAGGCCGGCCAGCAATTCGGCTGTGAGACCGCCTATACCGGCACGCCCGAATATGACGTGACCAAGCAGATCGCCAGCTTCGATCAGGCCTTGGCGCAGAACCCGGCCGGCATTCTGGTGCATCCGATGAATTCGGACCCATTTGTCGAGCCGATCAATCGCGCTGTCGATCAGGGCGTGGCTGTGGTGACCTTCGCGGCGGACTCGCCCAATTCCAAGCGAACCTCCTTCATCACTTCGGACAATCTAGCTGAAGGCACCTATGCGGCCGATGCCGTGGCCGAGGCCATGGACGGCAAGGGCGAATATGCCGTGCTCGAAAACCCGGGCCAGGACAATCATGACAAGCGCGTCGCCGCCTTCATCGCCCGCATGGAAGCCAAGTGGCCCGACATGAAACTGGTCGGCCGCGCGGCCTCCAACCAGGACCCAGCCAAGGCGTACCAGGCCGTGCTGAGCCTGATCCAGGCCAATCCCGATCTGGGCGCGGTGTTCATGCCCGAGGCCAATTCAGCCATCGGCGCAGCGCAGGCCAGCAAGGAAAACGGCGGTAAGGTTCGCGTCATGCTGGCCGACGTCAACGAGAACATTCTCGACATGATCAAGGCCGGCGACATTTTCGGCTCGGTCAATCCCAACCAGGGCATGCAGGGCTATATGGGCTTCATGCTGCTCTGGATGGCGGCCCATCCCGAGTTGATCGATCCGATGAACGATTATGCCCGTTCCGGCGACAATGCCATGGCGGTGCCCTTCGTCGACAACGGCTTCTCGATCGTCACTGCCGAGAATGCCGACGACTTTTATTGGGACGATTATCTCAAGCGTCGCGGCACCAAGGGCATCGAAGAGTAA
- a CDS encoding sugar ABC transporter ATP-binding protein, whose protein sequence is MSTDPVLQMRGVSKQFGAIHALTEVDFSLERGEIHALCGENGAGKSTLMNIAAGILQPTSGEILLDGAVTTISSPATAQKLGIGLVHQEIALCQDASVAENIFMAATNARRSPLMNYATLNRNAQKVMNLLAPIPVRRRVTELSISNQQLVEIAKALTLDCRVLIFDEPTAALTETETQALFQIIRVLKARSISIIYISHRMAEIFALCDRVTVFRDGRHMSTDKVSDMTPDLVVRRMVGREISQIYPPKLEGEPGKTLLSVEGLSDGERFADISFDLKAGEILGLGGLIGAGRTEIALGLCGLRPVTSGKVVLNGEPVSIRDYPSAVRKGLVYLSEDRKASGVFLDMSIAANISVLDLKQVTSGILLDRKKEADQARALTQKMGVRMGGIDDAVSSLSGGNQQKVAIAKQMSVNPRIIIMDEPTRGIDVGAKTEIHKLLRELAKSGVGVIVISSELPELIGVCDRVVVIREGRVAGELSGAMTEEAVIRLASGVTNTGDLAHVA, encoded by the coding sequence ATGAGTACCGATCCTGTGCTGCAAATGCGCGGCGTCTCCAAGCAGTTCGGCGCCATTCACGCATTGACGGAAGTCGATTTCTCGCTCGAACGCGGCGAGATTCACGCCCTCTGCGGTGAGAATGGCGCAGGCAAATCCACCTTGATGAATATTGCCGCCGGTATCCTGCAGCCCACATCAGGCGAAATCCTGCTTGATGGCGCGGTGACCACGATTTCTTCCCCGGCGACGGCGCAAAAGCTGGGCATCGGGCTGGTGCATCAGGAGATCGCGCTCTGCCAGGATGCAAGTGTGGCCGAGAATATCTTCATGGCGGCGACCAATGCCCGCCGCTCGCCGCTGATGAATTACGCGACACTCAATCGCAATGCGCAAAAGGTCATGAACCTTTTGGCCCCCATCCCGGTGCGCCGGCGGGTGACGGAGCTATCGATCTCCAACCAGCAATTGGTGGAGATCGCCAAGGCGCTGACGCTGGATTGCCGGGTGCTGATCTTTGACGAGCCGACTGCCGCCCTCACCGAAACCGAGACGCAGGCGCTGTTCCAGATCATTCGCGTGCTCAAGGCGCGCAGCATTTCGATCATCTATATTTCCCACCGCATGGCCGAGATTTTTGCGCTGTGCGACCGGGTCACCGTATTTCGCGACGGCAGGCATATGTCCACCGACAAGGTGAGCGACATGACGCCAGATCTGGTGGTGCGCCGCATGGTCGGTCGCGAGATTTCCCAGATCTATCCGCCCAAGCTGGAAGGCGAGCCGGGCAAGACGTTGCTCTCGGTCGAGGGGCTTTCCGACGGCGAACGCTTCGCCGACATTTCCTTCGACCTCAAGGCTGGTGAAATCCTCGGCCTCGGCGGGTTGATCGGCGCCGGCCGCACCGAGATTGCCCTGGGCCTTTGCGGCTTGCGCCCGGTGACATCAGGCAAGGTTGTGCTCAACGGCGAGCCGGTGAGCATCCGCGATTATCCCTCGGCGGTGCGCAAGGGGCTGGTCTATCTGTCGGAAGACCGCAAGGCGTCCGGCGTCTTCCTCGATATGTCGATCGCGGCCAATATTTCCGTGCTCGACCTCAAGCAGGTCACATCAGGCATCCTGCTCGATCGCAAGAAAGAGGCTGACCAGGCGCGCGCGCTGACCCAGAAAATGGGCGTCCGCATGGGCGGCATCGACGATGCCGTGTCATCACTATCCGGCGGCAACCAGCAGAAGGTCGCCATTGCCAAGCAGATGTCGGTCAATCCCAGGATCATCATCATGGATGAGCCGACGCGCGGCATTGACGTGGGCGCCAAGACCGAAATTCACAAGCTGCTGCGCGAATTGGCCAAGAGCGGTGTCGGCGTCATCGTCATCTCCTCCGAACTGCCCGAATTGATCGGGGTCTGCGACCGCGTAGTGGTCATCCGCGAGGGGCGCGTGGCTGGGGAATTATCTGGAGCCATGACTGAGGAAGCCGTGATCCGGCTGGCCTCGGGCGTAACGAATACAGGAGATTTGGCCCATGTCGCTTAA
- a CDS encoding ABC transporter permease, translated as MSLNQAGETTLAAPGQAPQKLSIGRLFAMRETGLIVIILALSVAMTFASPHFATWGNVRAMLMSFSVEGIVVVGMTVLLIVGGIDLSVGSVVCFSMVVSGAMFLMGVDPWTASLIGISVSALIGAAMGFFVTVVGLNHFITSLAAMVIVRGMSLIVTKGTPLSLFTLPPEFKAIGQGEFYGIPFVIIIFVAVVVMFDFLLRRATAFRKVFYTGSNEKAAQYSGIRTRQVKFWVTVLCSTLAGVAGVIYMSRFGAATPTFGVGMELNIIAAAVIGGASLNGGSGTIFGAILGMALLSVVSSSLILLDVSVYWQDMIKGCILLGAVSIDHFLHSKKR; from the coding sequence ATGTCGCTTAATCAAGCTGGCGAGACCACGTTGGCCGCGCCCGGCCAGGCGCCGCAAAAACTGTCGATAGGCCGGCTTTTCGCCATGCGCGAAACCGGATTGATCGTCATCATTCTGGCGCTTTCCGTCGCCATGACCTTTGCCTCGCCGCACTTCGCCACCTGGGGCAATGTGCGCGCCATGCTGATGAGCTTTTCGGTGGAAGGCATTGTCGTTGTCGGCATGACCGTGCTGCTGATCGTGGGCGGCATCGACCTGTCGGTGGGCTCGGTGGTCTGCTTCTCGATGGTCGTTTCAGGCGCCATGTTCCTGATGGGCGTCGACCCCTGGACGGCCAGCCTGATCGGCATTTCCGTCAGCGCGCTGATCGGCGCAGCCATGGGCTTCTTCGTCACGGTGGTGGGGCTCAACCACTTCATCACCTCGCTGGCTGCTATGGTCATCGTGCGCGGCATGAGCCTGATCGTCACCAAGGGCACGCCGCTCTCGCTCTTTACGCTACCACCTGAGTTCAAGGCGATCGGGCAGGGCGAATTCTACGGCATTCCCTTTGTCATCATCATCTTCGTGGCTGTTGTCGTGATGTTCGACTTCCTGCTGCGCCGGGCGACCGCCTTCCGCAAGGTGTTCTATACCGGCTCCAACGAGAAGGCGGCGCAGTATTCCGGCATCCGCACCCGCCAGGTCAAATTCTGGGTGACGGTGCTGTGCTCAACTTTGGCCGGTGTTGCCGGGGTCATCTATATGAGCCGGTTCGGCGCCGCCACGCCCACTTTTGGCGTCGGCATGGAACTCAATATCATCGCCGCTGCGGTGATCGGCGGGGCCTCGCTCAATGGCGGCTCCGGCACGATTTTCGGCGCCATATTGGGCATGGCGCTGCTGTCGGTGGTGAGTAGCTCACTGATCCTGCTCGATGTGTCGGTTTACTGGCAGGACATGATCAAGGGCTGCATCCTGCTGGGCGCCGTATCGATCGATCATTTCCTGCATAGCAAGAAGCGCTGA
- a CDS encoding sugar-binding transcriptional regulator has translation MTSKTLRDDIAIARQMHRALVLHFIEGQTQGEIAKALGISHASVNRLIKRGRQTGLVEIKIKSPVEHLVAIEEQLRALGGISRAMVVPTVSDNPLTTLQSVGEAAGQLLVETIRDGDVLCISGGKGVSAIGNGLKGQHGFNVQVVPATGLVQGKHYTDVNHVATELAERLGGHAFQIHAPLFADSAEERSMLMKMRAVDDVFRRGREANLAVVGIGSILADDSSYYDLHPTSGQDRKTIEQSGAAGELLAHLIDKNGQLAGYTLNDTLVSLTLPEFAEIPNKIGVASGPSKVIPILSVMRGNHLDTLVTDEATAIQVIEAAAVAA, from the coding sequence ATGACTTCCAAGACCCTCCGCGACGATATTGCCATTGCCCGCCAGATGCATCGCGCGCTGGTTCTGCACTTCATCGAAGGGCAGACCCAGGGCGAAATCGCCAAGGCGCTGGGCATCAGCCATGCCAGTGTCAACCGCCTGATCAAGCGCGGCCGTCAGACCGGGCTCGTCGAAATCAAGATCAAGTCGCCGGTGGAACATCTGGTGGCCATCGAGGAGCAATTGCGCGCCCTAGGCGGCATCAGCCGCGCCATGGTGGTGCCGACCGTGTCGGACAATCCGCTGACGACGCTGCAAAGCGTTGGCGAGGCGGCCGGGCAATTGCTGGTCGAGACCATTCGGGATGGAGACGTGCTGTGCATCAGCGGCGGCAAGGGCGTCAGCGCCATCGGCAATGGCCTCAAGGGCCAGCACGGCTTCAACGTGCAGGTGGTTCCGGCGACGGGCCTGGTCCAGGGCAAGCATTATACCGACGTCAATCACGTGGCCACCGAACTGGCCGAGCGGCTGGGCGGCCATGCTTTCCAGATTCATGCCCCGCTATTTGCCGATAGCGCCGAGGAACGCTCCATGCTGATGAAAATGCGCGCCGTCGACGACGTGTTCCGCCGTGGCCGCGAGGCCAATCTGGCCGTGGTCGGTATTGGCTCTATCCTGGCCGACGACTCCAGCTATTACGATCTGCACCCGACCTCGGGGCAGGATCGCAAGACAATCGAACAATCGGGCGCCGCCGGCGAACTGCTGGCGCATCTGATCGACAAAAACGGCCAATTGGCCGGTTACACACTCAACGACACGTTAGTGTCGCTGACGCTGCCCGAATTCGCTGAAATCCCCAACAAGATCGGCGTGGCCAGCGGACCCAGCAAGGTCATCCCCATTCTCAGCGTCATGCGCGGCAATCATCTCGATACGCTGGTGACCGACGAGGCGACTGCCATCCAGGTCATCGAAGCCGCCGCGGTGGCAGCATGA